Proteins co-encoded in one Nicotiana sylvestris chromosome 7, ASM39365v2, whole genome shotgun sequence genomic window:
- the LOC104242408 gene encoding uncharacterized protein, whose product MAYWYQFKGSHKREILVSRAPAALVAKYSDPLVLHGTADRVTDPLASQDLYNEVVSEFKDIKLYDGFLHDLLFEPEREEIAQDIIDWMHKKLGTDNLANVYSQCYLCK is encoded by the exons ATGGCTTACTG GTACCAGTTCAAAGGTTCTCACAAGAGGGAGATTCTTGTTTCAAGGGCTCCTGCAGCACTGGTGGCCAAGTATTCTGATCCTCTAGTCCTCCATGGAACTGCTGATAGAGTCACTGATCCGTTGGCTTCTCAAGATCTGTATAATGAGGTCGTTTCTGAGTTCAAGGACATTAAACTTTATGATGGGTTCTTGCATGACCTTTTGTTTGAGCCCGAGCGTGAAGAAATTGCTCAGGATATCATTGACTGGATGCACAAGAAGTTAGGTACTGACAATCTTGCAAATGTGTATAGTCAGTGCTATCTTTGCAAATAG